In the genome of Cellvibrio sp. KY-YJ-3, one region contains:
- a CDS encoding TonB-dependent receptor — MSSKSTVFLLSGLSAAIISIVAPVSIAAEKKLDTVYVSATRSETATMPVATQIKVISEEEIRVSGAKLLSEVLRTQAGIQLTDSDGSGARNVTASMRGLSGANNVLVLVDGRKLNNPSLAAPALNTVSLKDVERIEIVQGSAGVLYGDQAVGGVINIITKRAAVGETDGTISATSGTDNLEDYTASVRQGFENGLSYSVSAQKRNADNYRDNNQNAYENVLGNVRYDFAKGFVFVEGQAIDDELRLPGAISNAQAAVDARVTYSPNNYGDQQTDLIRVGTGIDITEAWQFLAEYADRDEDSIAFYDDYYLVDGYSPWRSDSNLRVKNITPRVVGNIATSNGVAVVTMGYDHTDADYTTKDGFTNIAQKVEGVYAQLVYPITEKLNVSTGVRYSTVDDENFALGTAHDDKVNASELGLNYQIDPQWRLFARYADGFRFANADENGAVLPGVEFLEVQTSQSYEAGAAWAGEKASVTYSLYHMALNDEITFDSFAYANINLPDSERQGFIFEGQLQLSDEIGLRANYTYTDAELSEGVNKGNAVPYVSENTLNFAINFVPTESLIVNLESIYLGTRYLNDDDANAMEKVSALQLFNLNVIWEYKQLELAGRIKNLTNERYAGLQASWGQYPQPERNYEASITYRF, encoded by the coding sequence ATGTCTAGCAAATCAACCGTGTTTTTACTGAGTGGCCTCAGTGCCGCGATTATTTCTATTGTCGCGCCGGTGTCTATCGCCGCCGAGAAAAAACTAGATACCGTGTATGTGAGTGCAACCCGCAGCGAAACCGCAACCATGCCGGTTGCGACGCAAATCAAAGTCATTAGCGAAGAAGAAATTCGCGTGAGCGGCGCAAAATTATTGTCGGAAGTACTGCGTACCCAAGCGGGTATTCAACTCACCGATTCAGATGGTAGCGGCGCGCGTAATGTCACTGCATCAATGCGCGGTTTGTCAGGCGCCAACAACGTGTTGGTATTGGTGGATGGCCGCAAATTAAATAACCCAAGCCTCGCAGCACCGGCATTAAACACTGTCTCGTTAAAAGATGTAGAGCGCATTGAAATTGTGCAGGGTAGTGCGGGTGTGTTGTACGGCGATCAGGCAGTCGGTGGTGTAATCAACATCATTACCAAACGTGCAGCAGTCGGCGAAACCGACGGCACCATTAGCGCCACCAGTGGCACCGATAATTTGGAAGACTACACCGCCAGTGTGCGTCAGGGTTTTGAAAATGGTTTGAGTTACAGTGTCTCCGCACAAAAGCGCAATGCAGATAACTACCGCGATAACAACCAAAATGCCTATGAAAACGTACTGGGAAATGTGCGTTACGATTTTGCAAAAGGCTTTGTGTTTGTTGAAGGGCAGGCGATTGATGATGAGCTGCGTTTACCTGGTGCGATTAGTAATGCGCAAGCGGCGGTGGATGCTCGCGTTACCTACTCGCCGAATAACTACGGTGATCAGCAAACCGATTTAATCCGTGTTGGTACCGGTATAGATATTACCGAGGCTTGGCAATTCCTTGCTGAATATGCTGACCGCGATGAAGACAGTATCGCCTTTTATGATGATTACTATTTGGTGGACGGCTACTCGCCTTGGCGTTCTGACAGTAATTTGCGAGTAAAAAATATTACTCCGCGTGTAGTAGGCAATATTGCAACCAGCAATGGTGTGGCGGTGGTTACTATGGGCTACGATCACACGGATGCGGATTACACCACTAAAGATGGCTTTACCAATATTGCGCAAAAAGTAGAAGGTGTCTATGCGCAGTTGGTTTATCCCATTACGGAAAAACTCAACGTTTCCACTGGCGTACGCTACAGCACAGTGGATGATGAAAATTTTGCACTGGGAACCGCACACGACGATAAAGTCAACGCGAGTGAATTGGGTTTGAATTACCAAATTGATCCCCAGTGGCGACTCTTTGCCCGCTATGCAGACGGTTTCCGTTTCGCCAATGCAGATGAAAATGGTGCGGTGTTACCCGGTGTTGAATTTTTGGAGGTGCAAACCAGTCAATCCTACGAGGCTGGTGCTGCATGGGCGGGCGAAAAAGCCAGTGTGACTTACTCGCTTTACCATATGGCCTTGAATGACGAAATCACCTTTGACAGTTTTGCTTATGCAAACATCAACTTGCCTGATTCCGAGCGTCAAGGTTTTATTTTTGAAGGGCAATTGCAGCTGAGTGACGAAATTGGCCTGCGCGCTAATTACACCTACACTGATGCAGAGCTGAGCGAAGGTGTTAATAAAGGCAATGCTGTACCCTATGTGAGCGAAAATACCCTGAACTTTGCTATTAACTTTGTGCCGACGGAATCGCTTATCGTAAACCTGGAATCCATTTACCTCGGTACACGTTATTTAAATGACGATGACGCCAACGCGATGGAAAAAGTCAGTGCACTGCAGTTGTTTAACTTGAATGTAATTTGGGAATACAAACAATTGGAGTTGGCTGGCCGCATTAAAAACCTGACGAACGAGCGTTATGCTGGCCTGCAAGCAAGCTGGGGGCAGTACCCACAACCAGAACGCAATTACGAAGCTAGCATCACTTATCGTTTTTAA
- a CDS encoding TonB-dependent siderophore receptor, which translates to MTHTKTLLASVIASLLLAPATSFAAEQPGKLKTVKVEADALGNTTEQTDAYTTGSMSTATKLDLSIRETPQSVSVITSQQIEDLNITTINEALDTATGVSVKRSETDRTYFEARGFNINNFQMDGVGIPLHWGLLEGDIDMATYDRVEIVRGASGLMSGLGSPAATVNLIRKRPTAETQASASLTQARWDDTRLQADVSGQVAEPIRARVVVSEQSRDSYLQDYHKDLSSTYGVVEADLGLNTLLTAGISRQKSEADSPMWGALTLTYLADDGSSRPTNFRRSMNSSADWAYWDVKDTRSFVELDHTWANGWNTKATYNRTKTQGAQELLYVYGTLNEDMSGLGGWAGKFDRETDIKLFDVATSGEFKTGDLTHKLVVGFNQADNEVDEYALYDYTTGNGFPAITNMAEWTGDTPYPTFADMPNGEITSDKQTGVYVAGQFSLSDDLKLLTGARSARYESDSVSYGANLSKKDDVVVPYAGLTYDLSKQLTLYTSYTETFTPQSESKLSGERLDPVTGVNKEVGLKGEFFEGKLNTSFAVFETAQEGLATVAGFNTDPTQGETGNYYEGDNYESRGFEFEIAGELTEQINLVLGYTNLTIDDNKGEVSRTFTPKQSAKFTVNYYPQFAPGLKLGSFVEYRSDTYLRGTVIEQDALTLVDLFASYEFNDNWSASLNLSNITDETYLTSFEYSQAYYAEPRNISATIRWQY; encoded by the coding sequence ATGACCCACACCAAAACCCTGCTTGCCAGTGTTATCGCCAGCCTGTTATTGGCACCTGCTACCAGTTTTGCTGCAGAGCAACCGGGCAAACTCAAAACCGTAAAAGTGGAAGCCGACGCACTGGGCAATACCACGGAACAGACCGACGCCTATACCACCGGCAGCATGAGCACCGCGACCAAACTGGATTTGAGCATCCGCGAGACACCGCAATCGGTGTCGGTGATTACCAGCCAACAAATTGAAGACTTGAACATCACCACTATTAATGAAGCTCTCGATACCGCAACCGGTGTGAGCGTGAAGCGTTCGGAAACCGACCGCACCTACTTTGAAGCGCGCGGCTTTAACATCAACAACTTCCAAATGGATGGCGTAGGCATTCCCTTGCACTGGGGTTTGCTGGAAGGCGATATCGATATGGCCACCTATGACCGCGTGGAAATAGTGCGCGGCGCCAGTGGTTTGATGAGCGGTTTAGGCAGCCCCGCAGCCACCGTCAACCTGATCCGTAAACGCCCTACGGCGGAAACCCAAGCCAGTGCCAGCCTGACCCAGGCGCGCTGGGATGACACCCGCCTGCAAGCCGATGTGTCCGGCCAGGTAGCAGAACCCATTCGCGCCCGTGTGGTGGTAAGCGAACAGAGCCGCGACTCCTATTTGCAGGATTACCACAAAGACCTGAGCAGCACCTATGGTGTGGTGGAGGCCGATTTGGGCCTGAACACCCTGCTCACCGCCGGTATCAGCCGCCAAAAAAGCGAAGCCGACAGCCCTATGTGGGGCGCCCTCACCCTGACTTATCTGGCCGATGATGGCAGCAGTCGCCCCACCAACTTCCGTCGCTCTATGAACAGCTCGGCCGACTGGGCTTATTGGGATGTAAAAGACACCCGCAGTTTTGTGGAGCTGGACCACACCTGGGCCAACGGCTGGAATACCAAAGCCACCTACAACCGCACCAAAACCCAGGGCGCACAAGAGCTGCTTTATGTATACGGCACACTCAATGAAGATATGTCTGGCCTGGGTGGCTGGGCGGGCAAATTTGACCGCGAAACTGACATCAAACTCTTTGATGTCGCCACCAGCGGCGAATTTAAAACCGGTGACTTAACCCACAAATTGGTAGTGGGTTTCAATCAAGCCGACAACGAGGTGGATGAGTACGCTCTATATGACTACACCACCGGCAACGGTTTTCCGGCCATTACCAATATGGCCGAATGGACGGGCGATACCCCATACCCCACCTTTGCCGACATGCCCAATGGTGAAATCACCAGCGACAAACAAACCGGTGTTTACGTGGCGGGCCAGTTCAGTTTGAGCGACGACTTGAAACTGCTAACCGGCGCCCGTTCAGCGCGCTATGAAAGCGACAGCGTCAGCTACGGCGCCAATCTGAGTAAAAAAGATGATGTAGTGGTGCCCTACGCTGGCCTGACTTACGACCTGAGCAAACAACTCACGCTCTACACCAGCTACACCGAAACTTTTACCCCGCAAAGCGAGAGCAAGCTGTCCGGCGAGCGCCTTGATCCGGTGACAGGTGTAAATAAAGAAGTGGGTTTAAAAGGCGAATTCTTTGAAGGCAAACTCAACACCAGTTTCGCGGTGTTTGAAACGGCGCAAGAAGGTTTGGCGACAGTTGCCGGTTTTAATACCGACCCCACCCAGGGTGAAACCGGTAATTATTACGAGGGCGATAACTATGAATCGCGCGGTTTTGAATTTGAAATCGCCGGTGAACTGACCGAGCAAATCAACCTGGTGCTGGGTTACACCAACCTCACTATCGACGATAACAAGGGCGAAGTCTCGCGCACCTTTACGCCCAAACAATCCGCCAAATTTACCGTCAATTACTACCCGCAATTTGCGCCAGGTTTGAAGTTGGGAAGTTTTGTGGAATACCGTTCAGATACCTATCTGCGCGGCACAGTGATCGAGCAGGATGCATTGACGTTGGTGGATCTCTTTGCCAGCTACGAATTCAACGACAACTGGTCGGCATCACTCAACCTGAGCAATATCACCGACGAAACCTACCTGACCAGCTTCGAATACAGTCAGGCTTACTACGCCGAACCACGCAACATCAGCGCGACGATTCGTTGGCAATACTAA
- a CDS encoding cobyric acid synthase — MIQGAKTLMVQGTTSDAGKTTLVAALCRILKNRGISVVPFKPQNMALNSAVTTDGGEIGRAQALQAQAAGLEPHTDMNPILIKPTSDTRAQIIVQGKAVTDMEAAVYHDYKTEAMGYVLDSYARLQQQYDVILVEGAGSPAEINLRDRDIANMGFAEAVDCPVILIADIDRGGVFAHLVGTLELLSESERARVIGFVINRFRGDLGLLQSGLDWLEQKTGKPVLGVIPYLQGLYLDAEDALTASAPKTAAQLKVAVLALPRISNHTDFDALRLHPQINFHWVGPNQPIPACDLVIIPGSKNTRADLQFLRAQGWDVQLQKHLRYGGKLIGICGGFQMLGETIADPKGVESAPGTSLGLGYLALSTELTEEKILQQRTGVLWDKHTVLAGYEIHTGISRGAALLQPACYFNCSNDGADKQVPDGAFSDDGAIMGTYLHGLFDQPAALQKLLAWAGAESATRLDINQQREDSIARLASATETALRSDFLQQFSSVP, encoded by the coding sequence ATGATCCAAGGCGCTAAGACCTTAATGGTGCAAGGCACCACCTCCGATGCGGGTAAAACCACGTTGGTGGCGGCTTTGTGTCGTATTTTAAAAAATCGCGGCATTTCGGTAGTGCCATTTAAACCGCAAAATATGGCTCTCAATTCCGCTGTCACAACTGATGGTGGTGAGATTGGCCGTGCGCAAGCGCTGCAAGCGCAAGCGGCGGGGCTTGAACCGCATACGGATATGAACCCGATTTTAATCAAACCCACCAGTGATACCCGTGCGCAAATAATCGTGCAGGGAAAAGCAGTCACCGATATGGAAGCGGCGGTTTATCACGATTACAAAACCGAGGCGATGGGTTATGTATTGGATTCCTACGCACGCTTGCAGCAGCAATACGATGTGATTTTGGTAGAAGGTGCGGGCAGCCCGGCGGAAATTAATTTGCGCGACCGCGATATTGCCAATATGGGTTTTGCCGAAGCGGTGGATTGCCCGGTGATTTTAATTGCGGATATCGATCGTGGCGGTGTGTTTGCGCATTTGGTCGGCACACTGGAATTATTAAGTGAATCCGAGCGAGCACGAGTGATAGGTTTTGTAATTAATCGCTTTCGCGGCGATTTAGGTTTATTGCAATCCGGGTTGGATTGGCTGGAGCAAAAAACCGGTAAACCGGTATTAGGGGTGATCCCTTATTTGCAGGGTTTGTATTTGGATGCGGAGGACGCGCTCACCGCATCTGCCCCTAAAACCGCGGCGCAATTAAAGGTAGCAGTGCTCGCGTTGCCGCGTATTTCCAATCACACCGATTTTGACGCACTGCGTTTGCACCCACAGATTAATTTTCACTGGGTTGGGCCCAATCAACCCATTCCTGCGTGCGACTTGGTAATTATTCCCGGCAGCAAAAATACCCGTGCCGATTTGCAGTTTTTGCGCGCGCAAGGTTGGGATGTACAACTTCAAAAACACCTGCGTTATGGCGGAAAGCTAATCGGTATTTGCGGTGGTTTTCAAATGCTGGGCGAAACGATTGCCGACCCCAAAGGTGTGGAATCTGCACCGGGTACATCCCTCGGGTTGGGGTATTTGGCGCTCAGCACTGAACTGACCGAAGAAAAAATATTGCAACAGCGCACCGGTGTATTGTGGGACAAACACACTGTGCTCGCCGGTTATGAAATTCACACTGGCATCAGTCGCGGTGCCGCGTTATTGCAACCGGCGTGTTATTTCAATTGCTCTAATGATGGCGCCGACAAACAAGTACCCGATGGTGCTTTCAGTGACGACGGTGCGATTATGGGCACCTACTTGCACGGATTATTTGATCAGCCCGCTGCACTGCAGAAACTGCTGGCGTGGGCTGGTGCAGAATCTGCAACCAGGTTGGACATCAATCAGCAGCGCGAGGACTCCATCGCCCGCCTTGCGAGCGCCACCGAAACGGCACTGCGCAGCGACTTTTTGCAGCAGTTCTCTTCTGTCCCCTAG
- a CDS encoding PVC-type heme-binding CxxCH protein yields MTPPIAADEIPPAPVLAVPQALQSMQLQPGFVIENVAAEPHVFSPVAMSFDGNGRMWVAEMNTFMPDLDGNNEEIPKGNIAILEDTNGDGKVDKRKVFLNDLILPRTIVLVKGGILYADQTQLYFAEVLAGDKLGVREVVDPTYAQGGSVEHKANGMLFGLDNWYYNAKSDRRYKILPLDSELPAGAEEIYRNRYWKMASATTEYRGQWGMSMDDYGRLFHTWNSAPAQGEYLRPNSLNKNPGLVQEIKAQSIGGNQIYPARINPGVNRAYLPETLVATGPNKGKLINFTAASGSVVYRGDQFPAEFYGVAFTPEPAANLISARRIIEEQGQFRGEEIYPQGEILASTDERFRPVNLYTAPDGSLYILDMYHGVIQHKEYLTSYLREQSESRQLHKHNSTLGRIYRLRWATNPLAPKPQLEGKTTAQFVPYLAHANGWYRDTARRLIIQQNDKSVTEAISRLVQQSRDHRAQINALWTLEGLNAVNANSIRAGLHSSHPKVQISAIALLMHLSKAEQQQFAPRLTELAKSDYEVALQIALSAGELKIDSSLALIKTLLANYGDQPLINQAVVSGIAGREQALKTLLGADASQELIALLDLVGKQKIIESNFNKLVTQQQNQYYRGQALFDGGAACFGCHGKQGQGMDGMAPPLAQSEWVTGEPERLIKILLHGLNGPITVNGVHYQLPMMMPGLGANPNFSDQDTADIATYIRNNWGNAAQAISADEVAKVRAQTANRNQPYTASELGQ; encoded by the coding sequence ATGACGCCACCGATTGCGGCAGATGAAATTCCTCCCGCGCCGGTTTTAGCGGTGCCACAAGCATTGCAATCCATGCAGTTGCAGCCTGGTTTTGTCATAGAAAATGTTGCTGCCGAACCCCATGTTTTTAGCCCGGTAGCCATGAGTTTTGATGGCAACGGGCGTATGTGGGTGGCGGAGATGAATACCTTTATGCCGGATTTAGATGGCAATAATGAAGAAATCCCTAAAGGTAATATCGCCATCCTTGAGGATACAAACGGCGACGGTAAAGTTGATAAGCGCAAAGTATTTTTAAATGATTTGATTTTACCGCGCACCATTGTGTTGGTTAAAGGCGGTATTCTCTACGCGGATCAAACTCAATTGTATTTTGCCGAAGTTCTGGCAGGTGATAAATTGGGCGTGCGTGAAGTGGTTGATCCAACCTATGCCCAAGGCGGCAGTGTTGAGCACAAAGCCAATGGCATGTTGTTTGGGTTGGACAATTGGTACTACAACGCCAAAAGTGATCGCCGTTACAAAATATTGCCACTCGATAGTGAATTGCCTGCGGGTGCGGAAGAAATTTATCGCAACCGTTACTGGAAAATGGCGAGCGCCACGACTGAATATCGCGGCCAGTGGGGCATGAGCATGGATGACTATGGCCGCCTGTTTCACACCTGGAACAGTGCGCCAGCGCAGGGCGAATATTTGCGCCCTAATTCATTGAATAAAAACCCCGGTTTGGTGCAGGAAATAAAAGCGCAGAGCATTGGTGGCAACCAAATATATCCAGCGCGAATTAACCCGGGCGTGAACCGCGCTTATCTGCCGGAGACCCTGGTTGCTACAGGGCCAAATAAAGGCAAATTAATTAATTTCACTGCGGCAAGCGGCAGTGTGGTTTATCGCGGGGATCAATTTCCCGCTGAATTTTATGGCGTTGCTTTTACCCCGGAACCAGCGGCCAATTTAATCTCGGCCAGACGTATTATCGAGGAGCAAGGGCAATTTCGCGGCGAGGAGATTTATCCGCAAGGTGAAATTCTTGCCTCCACCGATGAACGATTCCGCCCGGTAAATTTATACACCGCACCCGATGGTTCACTTTATATTCTCGATATGTACCACGGTGTTATCCAGCATAAAGAATATTTAACCAGCTATTTGCGTGAGCAATCAGAAAGCCGGCAACTCCATAAACATAACAGCACGCTGGGGCGCATTTATCGCCTGCGTTGGGCTACTAACCCTTTGGCTCCCAAGCCACAATTGGAGGGTAAAACCACTGCGCAATTTGTTCCCTATTTGGCGCACGCCAATGGTTGGTATCGCGATACCGCCAGACGCTTGATCATCCAACAGAACGATAAAAGTGTGACTGAGGCGATTAGTCGCCTTGTGCAACAAAGCCGCGATCACCGCGCACAAATCAATGCACTCTGGACGCTGGAGGGATTAAATGCTGTTAATGCCAACAGCATCCGCGCCGGCTTGCATTCTTCTCACCCCAAGGTTCAAATTTCAGCAATCGCGTTGCTAATGCATTTGTCCAAAGCCGAGCAGCAACAATTTGCCCCGCGTTTGACAGAGCTGGCCAAGAGCGACTATGAAGTCGCCCTGCAAATTGCACTTAGCGCCGGTGAATTAAAAATCGATTCCAGTTTGGCGCTGATCAAAACCCTGTTGGCGAATTATGGCGATCAGCCGTTGATCAATCAGGCGGTAGTCAGTGGTATCGCGGGTCGCGAACAAGCGTTAAAAACATTGTTAGGCGCTGATGCCAGTCAGGAATTAATTGCGTTGTTGGATTTGGTGGGCAAACAAAAAATTATCGAAAGTAATTTCAACAAACTTGTTACCCAGCAGCAAAACCAATACTACCGTGGTCAGGCGTTATTTGACGGTGGCGCAGCCTGTTTTGGTTGCCACGGCAAACAAGGGCAGGGAATGGACGGCATGGCACCGCCACTGGCACAGAGTGAATGGGTTACCGGTGAGCCGGAGCGGTTAATCAAAATATTACTGCACGGTTTAAATGGCCCGATTACCGTAAATGGTGTGCATTACCAATTACCGATGATGATGCCGGGCTTGGGCGCTAATCCAAATTTCAGCGATCAGGACACTGCCGACATAGCCACCTACATTCGCAACAACTGGGGCAATGCCGCACAGGCAATCAGCGCTGATGAAGTCGCCAAGGTTCGTGCACAAACCGCAAACCGCAACCAACCCTATACGGCTAGTGAGTTGGGGCAGTAA
- the cobO gene encoding cob(I)yrinic acid a,c-diamide adenosyltransferase, which translates to MTDDHNQSDDKAKRHQERMQQRKEIVDAAIARADEERGVVIVLTGDGKGKSSSGFGTALRCLGHGYKVAIVQFIKGTWECGEKNFLTESIFRGENAQLEYFVMGTGFTWETQSAEQDKAAAEKVWEECEHVFRDPDIHLVLLDELTYMLNYKYLDKDKVIAAIQNRPRNQNVIITGRGAKKYLEDLADTFSEVKAIKHAFNAGVKAQKGIEW; encoded by the coding sequence ATGACCGACGACCATAACCAAAGCGACGACAAAGCCAAACGCCATCAAGAACGTATGCAGCAGCGCAAAGAAATTGTTGATGCCGCTATCGCCCGTGCCGATGAGGAGCGCGGTGTAGTCATTGTATTAACCGGTGACGGTAAGGGGAAAAGCTCGTCTGGTTTTGGTACCGCGCTACGCTGTTTAGGGCACGGCTACAAAGTGGCAATCGTGCAATTTATTAAAGGCACTTGGGAATGTGGCGAAAAAAACTTTTTAACTGAAAGTATTTTTCGCGGCGAGAATGCGCAGTTGGAATATTTTGTGATGGGCACCGGTTTTACTTGGGAAACCCAAAGCGCCGAACAAGATAAAGCCGCTGCCGAAAAAGTCTGGGAAGAATGTGAACATGTATTCCGCGATCCGGATATTCATTTGGTATTGCTGGATGAATTAACCTACATGCTCAACTACAAATATCTGGATAAAGATAAAGTCATTGCTGCAATTCAAAATCGCCCGCGCAACCAAAACGTAATCATCACCGGGCGCGGTGCTAAAAAATATCTGGAAGACTTGGCTGATACTTTTAGCGAAGTCAAAGCCATCAAACACGCCTTTAACGCCGGCGTAAAAGCACAGAAGGGTATTGAGTGGTAA
- a CDS encoding DUF1080 domain-containing protein, with amino-acid sequence MPITACAGPQEPQPVNLIDDKLSQFNNIYDYGSAQVKAGELILNSTDNWFLTTKKTYKNFILTAEVLMPDVSEYSNSGIMFRGQIKTDNNRQQAMGYQAEVDPSERKWSGGLYDQARREWLHPVHATRSFPDADFEKSYLGAWTTEMANAYRHLQWNQYRIECRGSDIKIYLNGVLTTHVKDNKDTQGFIGLQHHGSELLKTTGTTNNIVRFRNVFITELE; translated from the coding sequence ATGCCTATTACTGCCTGTGCAGGGCCACAAGAGCCCCAACCGGTTAATTTGATTGACGATAAATTAAGTCAATTTAACAATATTTATGACTATGGCAGTGCCCAGGTCAAAGCGGGTGAGTTGATTCTTAACTCTACCGACAATTGGTTTTTAACCACCAAAAAAACCTATAAGAATTTTATTCTGACGGCTGAAGTCTTGATGCCGGATGTGAGTGAATACAGTAATTCCGGCATCATGTTTCGCGGTCAGATCAAAACCGATAACAATCGTCAGCAAGCGATGGGTTATCAGGCCGAAGTGGACCCGAGCGAGCGCAAGTGGAGCGGCGGTTTGTATGATCAGGCGCGGCGTGAATGGTTGCATCCCGTACATGCAACACGCTCGTTCCCCGATGCTGATTTTGAAAAAAGTTACCTGGGCGCATGGACTACTGAAATGGCAAATGCCTATCGCCATTTGCAGTGGAACCAGTACCGCATTGAATGCCGCGGTAGTGATATTAAAATTTATCTCAACGGTGTGCTCACTACTCACGTCAAAGATAACAAAGACACCCAGGGTTTTATTGGCTTGCAGCACCACGGCAGTGAATTGCTGAAAACCACAGGCACCACCAATAACATCGTTCGCTTTCGCAATGTATTTATCACTGAACTGGAATAA